Genomic DNA from Nonomuraea rubra:
GGGTCGGTGCCGGAGACGATGGCGGGCTCGCCGCAGCGGGCCGCGACGGCGGCGGGGTCGGCCAGGTCGACGCCCTGCCGGAGCATCCACCAGGTCATCGCCCGGTACATCGCCCCGGTGTCGAGGTAACGCAGGCCAAGCGCGCGGGCGGCGCCACGCGACACGCTCGACTTACCCGACCCCGAAGGGCCGTCCATGGCGACGACCAGACCGGTCACGGCCTCTCCCTCTTCACGTGTTAGGTCCAACCCGAAGAGGCTACCGCCTCCGGGACGCTCTTATGGTTGCCGACGGGGCAGGCCGATCACCCCGGATCAGCCGTTCGGTGCCGTGGCAGCAGGACGCTGACCGCCGCGATGGCCAGGCCGAGCCCGGCCGCGATGAGGAAGACCCGGTCGTAGTGCGAGGCGGCGCCCGCGGCCGTCGCCAGCACCGCCAGGCCGATCGACCCGCCCACCTGGCCGGCCGTACTGGCCAGGCCGCCGACGATGCCGGCGTCCCCCTCGGGCACGCCGGCGGTCGCCGCGGCCATGAGGGTGGGGAAGGTCAGCCCGATGCCGAGCGCGACGAGCAGCGTGGGCCCGAGTACGCCGACGGCGTACCCGCTGCCGGCGGAGGCCTGGGCGAGCCAGCCGAACCCGGCCAGGAAGCAGGCGCTGCCGGCCAGGACCAGGGGCCGCACGCCGGTCCGCGGCATCAGCACGGCGGCCCACCGCGCGACCACCAGGAACACGACCGCCGCGGGTGTCTGCCCGAGCCCGGCCTGCAAGGCGCTGAATCCCAGGACGCCCTGCAGGAAGAGCGAGGTGAAGTACCACATCGCGATGGTGATCCCGCCGAACAGCAGCAGCATGCCGTTGCCCGCAGCCACTCCCCGGACCCTGAACAGCCGCAGCGGCATCATCGGCCGGGCGGCGAGCCGCGCCTGCACCGCGACGAAGGCGCCGAGCAGCAGCAGGCCCGCCACCACCGGCCCGGCGACCGGCACGGACGTCCAGCCGTGATCGGCGGTCTGCATCACCCCGTAGACCAGCGCGGCCAGCCCGGCCGTCCCGGTGATCGCGCCGGCGAGGTCGAGCGGCTCGCGCCGGCCGGGCCGCGCGCCGGCCAGCGCCGTCAGGGCCGTGCCGATCAGCGCCGCGCCGATCGGCACGTTGATGAGGAACACCCACCGCCACGACAGGCCGGTGGTGATGGCGCCGCCCGCGAGCGCGCCTGCCATCCCGCCCACGCCGCCCGCGGCGGACCAGGCGCCGAACGCCCTGGCGCGCGCGTGCGGTTCCGTGAAGGAGGTGGTGATCACGGCCAGCGTGGCCGGGGCCATCAGGGCGGCTCCGACGCCCTGCGCGACGCGGGCCGCCACCAGGACCTGCGGAGCGGTCGCCAGGCCGCCGGCCAGGCTGGCGGCGGAGAAGACGACCAGCCCGGCGGTCAGGATCCGGCGCGGGCCGAACAGGTCGGCGGCGCGCCCGCCCAGCAGCATGAAGCCGGCGAAGGTGAGCAGGTAGCCGTTCATCACCCAGGCCAGCCCGGTGGAGGTGAAGCCGAGGTCGTCGCGGACCGAGGGCAGGGCGACGTTGACGATGGACGAGTCCAGGATGACCATGAACTGGCAGGCGCACGCCAGCGCCAGCACCATCCACGCCGGGCCAGTGTGCAGGCCGGGCTGCGGTCCAGGCAGCGGGCTGGGCTGCGGGCGCGACTGCGGGCCGGGCTGTGAGCCGGACTGCGAGCCGGGCTGTGAGCGGAGCCGCGAGTCCGCGGAGCCCGCGCCTTCTTGGGCGTGCGTCGCGGGGTCGGTGCTTGTCATGACATTTCTCCTTGCGGGCCGGCCGCTCACACGCCCTGGGAAACGGTCACGGCGCCGCCGTCCAGGGCCGTGACGCCCGTCGCTGCGTCGCCGTCCAGGGCCGTGACCCCCGTCGCGGCACCGCCGTCCGGGGCCGTACGGCCGCCCTCCAGCAGCCGCGTCGTGACCTCGGCCAGCCGCCGGCCCTGGTACCTGGCCGCTTCCAGCGTCGCGGCGTCCGGGCCGTCGGTGGCCGGGCCGGTCATCGAGGTGCCGTACGGGTTGCCGCCGGCCGCGTACACGGCGGGGTCGGTGAATCCCGGCGGTACGATCAGCGCCCCCCAGTGGTAGAAGACGTTGCCCAGCGACAGGATCGTGGCCTCGCTTCCGCCGTGCCGGTTGTACGCCGAGGTGAAGGCCGTGACCGGCTTGTCGGCCAGCTTCCCTTCCCGCCACAGCCCGCCGGCCTGGTCGATGAACTGCTTGAGCTGCGCGGCCGGCGCGCCGAACCGGGTCGGCGTCCCGAACGCGAACGCGTCCGCCCAGGCCAGGTCCTCGATCGTGGCGGCGGCGATCGAGGCGGTGGCATCGGCGTGCCGCCGCCAGCGCGGGTTCTCGTCGATGGCGCTGTCGGGCGCCAGCTCGGCGACGCGGCGCAGCCGCACCTCGGCCCCGGCCGAGGCGGCGCCCCCGGCGACGGCCTGCGCGAGCGCGTGCACGGTGCCGGTGGAGCTGTAGTAGATGACGGCGACCTTGACGGTCATACCGGGCTCCTCGAAGTCGGGTAGCATTAGTTATGCGCATAATAATTATGCGCATAACTAATGTGTCAAGGAGAGCCCATGGACTTCGAGCAAGCCGACGCGCTCAACCAGGCCATCCGCCTGCTGAGCCTGCGCCACCGGGCCAGGGCCGCGGCGTTGCTGGCCCCGCTCGGCCTGCACCCCGGGCAGGAGGCGCTGCTGCTCGAACTCGCCCGGTCAGGCCCCAGCATCCAGACCCAGCTCAGCGAGGCGCTCGGCTGCGAGCCGCCCAGCGTCACGCTCATGGTCCGCAAGCTCGAAGCCGCCGGCCACATCCGCCGCGCGCCCGCCCCCGCCGACAGGCGCGCCAGCATCGTCGAGCTCACCGACAGCGGCAGGGAGCTGACCGGGCAGATCAAGCGGCTCTGGTGCGACCTGGCGGAGGAGACGGTGACCGGCCTGTCCGCCGAGACGGTGGCGGACCTGCCCGGCATCCTCAGGACGCTGTCCGGCAACGTGGACGCGAAAGGCCGCCACCCGCACAACGACGGCCGGCCCTGATCGCAGGCCGCCACCCGCACGGGCCGGCTCTTGTTACAGGCCGCCACCCGCACAGGCCGACGTTCCAGCGGGTCGCCACCCGCACGGGCCAGCTCCAGCGGGAGGTCGCCGGCGTCAGTCGGCGATCCAGCTCCCGTGGAAGCCGAGCGGCACCCGGGCGGGCAGGTGCACGGTGGCGACCGGCTCGCCGGTGAAGTCCTGCGCGGAAAGGATCACCAGGTCGGCGGCCCCCCTGGCCGGGTTGTTGACGAACGACAGCACGTAACCGTCGTCCTCGGCCTCCCCGGCACCGACGAAGACGGGCTCGCCCACGTACGCGCCGCGCCCGAGCTCCCGCGACTCCTGCGTGCCCCGCCGCAGGTCGTGCTTGATGAGCGTGTTGCCGAACGCGTCGTCCGCCAGATCCTCCAGCTCGCCGGCCACGCCGCCGCCCACGACGTCGACCAGCTCCCTGGTGACGGCGGTGTAGCCGTAGCGGTAGGGCCTGCCGGTGCGGCGCTCGTCCATGCGCGGGAACTCCTGGGCGCGATCGTCCAGCCGCGCCTGCCCGACGCGGCCGGTGGTGAGGTCGATCCGCCACCGGTCGAGCGCGGGCGGCCCGCCCAGGTCGAGCCGCGCGTCCACGAACCCCTTGGGGTAGCTGACCACGTCCACGACCACCTCGTCGCCGTCGTCGTAGGCGTTGAGCGTATGGAAGACCCAGCACGGCGGCGCGTCCACCCACCGCACGTCGCCGCTCTCGCGCGACATGAGCCCGATGCGCGCGGGGTGGTCGTCGTTCCACGCGTACGGCAGCCGGTCGCCCCTCTCCGCGTGGGCCAGGCTGAACGTGACAGGCAGGTCGTAGATCACCACGAACCGTTCGGTGAGCGCGAAGTCGTGCACCATCGGCTTGTCGGCGACCGGGATGTCGGTGACCCGCTGGACCACGCCCTTGGGGTCGAGCACGAGGTGCTGGTGGTGGTCCCAGCCGAAGAAGTACGCCAGCGCGTGCAGCTCGCCGGTGACCGGGTCGAGGTGGGTGTGCGCGGCGAACCCGCCCGGCAGCCCACCGCCGAAGTCGCAGGCGCCGATGGTGTCGAGCTCGTACCCCAGCTCGTACGGCAGCGCCCCCGCCTCCACGGTGGCGAACGTGCGCCCGCCCAGCCCGATGACGTGGGTGTTGGCCGAGAAGTCCAGCCCGGCGTGCACGGGCCCCGGCCTGGCCTCCTCGCCGAGCCGCCCGGCGACGCGCGCGCTGCGCACCCACCGGTTGCGGTACCACTCGGCGCGGCCGTCGCGCAGCCGCACCCCGTGCACCATGCCCTCGCCGAAGAACAGGTGGCCGGCGCTGGGGTCGTCGAGGCTGAGCGGGTTGGGGCCGTTACGCAGGTAGCGGCCGTTGAGCTCGGCCGGGATGCGGCCGGTGACGTCGAGGTCGAACGCGGTGATCTCCTCGCTCACCGGGGCGAATCCATCCTTGAAGGGAGTGGTCATGACGGGTCCCTTTCATCGTCGCAAGCCAGGAACGGCGTGAGCACCGAGACGCAGAGGAGCCGGAACCGCCGCCCGGCCACCTCCCGATCGAAGAATCCCGAGATCTCCAGCCCCACGGCGCCGTGCACGGCCATCCACAACACGTCGGCGATCTCCACTGCCTCGGCCCCGCGCAGCAGCCCGGCGTCCAGGCAGTCCGCCACCCCCCGCACCAGCAGCCCGAACGTGCGCTTGGCCGCCTGGACCGCCTCCGGGCTGGGGTTCAGCCCCGGCAGCGCCCCCTGGAACATGACCCGGTAGTAGTCGGGCTCGCTCAGCGCGTACTCGCGGTAGGCCATCAGCCCCAGGTGCAGGCGTTCGAACGGGTCGTCGCGCGCCGGCACCGACAGCAGCACCTGCTCGAACCGCGCGAACCCCTCCAGCCAGAGCGCCTCCCCGAGCCCGTCCTTCCCGCCGAAGAGCGTGTAGATCACCTTGGTCGAGCAGCCCACCTCGCCGGAGATCCGCCGCACGGTGAGCGCGGCCGGGCCCTCCGTGACGAGCAGCCGCTTGGCCGCGTCGAGGATGGCCGCCCTGACGACGCTCTGCCCCTCGCGCTGGGCCTGCTGGTACGCGGTAACCACCATGCTCGGTAACGCCGTTTCTTCTCGGTAACACTGTTACCTCCTCTATACGCCTCCTCCGGGAACCCGTCAACGGCCCGGCGGAGGAGTAAGGGCGTCCGCTCCGGTAAGTGACACCGTGTGAAGAACGGAGCCCGCGTCACGGTGGTCGTGGCGAGCAAGGACAGGCTGCGGGCGCTGACCCGCTCGCTCCCCCTGCACCCGCGCCCGGTGATCCTCGTGGACAACGGCTCCACCGACGGCACCGCCACGTTCGTCCGGCGCCACTTCCCCGACGTCCACGTGGTCGAGGCAGGCAGGAACCTGGGCGCCCCTGGCCGCAACATCGGCGTCCAGATGGCCGACACCCCCTACGTCGCCTTCGCCGACGACGACTCCTGGTGGGCGCCGGGCGCGCTGGACCGGGCCGCCGACGTGCTGGACGCCTACCCGCGCCTCGCGGTCCTGGGCGCGCGCGTGCTCGTGGGGCCCGAGGAGCGGCTGGACACGGTGTCGGAGCAGATGCGCCACTCCCCGCTCGGCGTCGAGCCCGACCTGCCGGGGCCGAGCGTGCTGGGGTTCCTGGCGTGCGGGGCGGTGGTGCGCAAGGAGGCGTTCCTCGACGCGGGAGGGTTCGACGACGTGATCTTCTTCTTCGGCGAGGAGGAGCGGCTGGCCGTGGATCTGGCCGCGAAGGGATGGGGGCTGGCGTACGTGGACGACGTGGTGGCGCACCACCACCCCTCGCCGGCCAGGGACCCGCGCGGCAGGCAGGTGCTGGCCGCGCGCAACGCCGTGCTGACGGCCGTGCTGCGCCGCCCGTGGCGGGTGGTGGCCAGGCGCTCGTTCGAGGCGCTGCGGGGCGGCTCCGCGGGCCGCGAGGGACTGCGTACGGCGGTGCGCAGGCTGCCGCGGGCGCTGGCCGAGCGACGGGGGCTGCCGGTCTCCGTGGAGCGGGCGCGGCGCACGCTGGAGCGGGCCGATGGCTGACCCGCGCGTGGGCGCCGTCGTGATCACCTGGAACCGGCGCGAGGAGGTGCTGACCGCGCTGGGCCGCCTGCTCGCGCTCCCGGAACGGCCCCAGGTGGTGCTGGTGGACAACGGCTCCGCCGACGGCACCGCCGAGGCCGTGGCGCGCGCCTACCCCGAGGTGGACGTGGTCGCCCTGGACGAGAACCTGGGCGCCGTGGGCCGCAACGTCGGGGTGGAGCGGCTGCGCACGCCGTACGTGGCCTTCGCCGACGACGACACCTGGTGGGAGCCCGGCTCGCTGGCGCGGGCCGCCGACAGGCTGGACGCCCATCCCCGCCTGGCCGTCGTGACGGCCCGCATCCTGGCCGAGCCCGGCGGGCGCGACGACCCGATCGTGGCCGAGCTGCGCGACTCCCCCGTGCCCGGCCCCGGCTGGCTGCCCGGCCCGGCGCTGGGCAGCTTCCTGGCGGGGGCGTCGGTGCTGCGGCGGGAGGCGTTCCTCGAATGCGGCGGCTTCTCGCGGCGGCTGTGGCTGGGCGGCGAGGAGGAGCTGCTGGCCGTGGACCTGGCGACGGCCGGCTGGGAGCTGTGTTACCTGGAGGAGCTGACGGTCCACCACCAGGCCTCGGAGCGGCGGGACGCGCACGGCAGGCGGCGGGTGGGGCTGCGCAACACGCTCTGGTTCACCTGGCTGCGGCGGCCGCTGCGCGCGGCGCTGCGGCGTACCGCGCACCTGGCCAGGACGGTGCCACGCGACCGCGTCTCGGCGCTGGCGGCCCTGGACGCCCTGCGCGGGCTGCCGTGGGTGCTGGCGGAACGGCGGTGCGTGCCGCCGCGCGTGGAGGCCAGGCTGGCGAGCCTGGAGGCGTCCCAGGAGAACTCGCGGGCCCGCCGTTACGTCTCGTGAACGCGGGGCAGCAGGCGGATATGAGCACAGCACCGAATCCGATCGACCTGCAGAAGCACCTGAGCGGGGTCGACTATCCGGCCAGCAAGGACGACCTGGTCAAGGCCGCCCGCGACCACAACGCGGGCGACGACATCGTCCAGGCGCTGCAGAACATGCCCGACCGCCAGTACGACGGCCCGAACGCCGTCAGTGAGGCGGTCACCAAGCGCTGATTCCGTGGGGGTGCGGTGGGCGGGGCCGTGAACGGCCCCGCCCACCGCGCGTCCCGCTCACGAGCGCCCGGCCGTCAGCCCGAACGCCCAGACCGGCACCAGGCCGCGCTTGAGCAGCCTGAACTGGGGAAGCGGGCTGCTGCTGACCGTCTCCTTGTAGGCGATGGCCGCGCGTCCGGTCAGGTACCACCGGCGCGGGCTGTCGTCCGGGTGGGTGAACTGGATGACGGCGTCCCGCCTGCCGAGGCTGACGGGCTGGTGGACGTACCCGAACCTGAAGGGCGGGGGCGTCCTCCCGAGCAGCGTGGCGGCCAGCGAGTCGGCCGCGCCCAGGCCCGTGGGGATGCCGCCCTGGCAGGTGCCGTGCATGACGCCGAACTTCTGGGTGACCGCGGCGGCGTCGCCGACGGCGTACACGTCCGGGTGGGAGACCGAGCGCAGCACCCGGTCCACCACGATCCGGCCGCGTTCGTCCACGGTCAGCCCCGACTCGGCGGCCAGCGGGAGGCCTCTGGTGCCGGTCGTCCAGAGCGTGGCGTCGGAGTGGATCAGCTCGCCGCCGGCCAGCTCGACGCCGTCGGGCAGCACCTTGGTGATGTCCGCGCCCGCGCGCACCTCGACGCCGAGCCGCTCCAGCGCCCTGTCCAGGTACGCCCGCGCGCCCCGGCTCATCATCGAGCCGGGACGTCCCCTGGTCAGCAGGACGACGTGCAGGTGCGGGCGGGCCTCGGCCAGCTCGGCGGCCGACTCGACGCCGGTCAGCCCGCCGCCGGCGACGATCACCGTGCCGCTGGTGAGGGTGTCCAGGTGCTCCGAGAGGCGCACGGTGGCCGCGTAGTCGTCGTAGACGTGGGCGTGCTCGGCGACTCCGGGGACGGTCGCGTCGGTGACGGTGCCGAGCGCGTAGATCAGCTTGTCGTAGCCGAGGGTGCGGCCGTCGCCGAGGCTCACCTGCCGCCGTACCGGGTCGACGGCGGTCACCCGCCCCTGCGCGAACTCGACGCCGCTGCCCGCCAGCACGTCGGTCAGCGCGTGGTCGGCCAGCCGCTCACCCGCCGCCGTCTGGTGCAGGCGCAGCCGCTCGGTGAACCTGGGGGACGCGTTCACCAGCGTGACGCGCGCGCCCGTGGAGCGGGTCCTGTGCGCGACCCTGATGGCCGCCGCGACGCCGGTGTAGCCCCCGCCGAGTACCAGGATGTCGGTCATCTTCCTTACCTCCTCGATTCGTGCTTGCAGACGAATCGGGGAGGCAAGGATGTGACATCGCCTAGGGAACCTGCCAGCCGCGCTCGCGCAGGGCCTCGGTGAGCGTGCCTGCCGCGTCGGGCTCCACCGACAGCTCGGCGATGCCCAGGGGCAGGCCGGGGGCATGCTCCAGGCGCACGTCCTCGACGTTGACGCCGACCTCGTCGCACACCTGGAACAGCCGCGCGAGCTGGCCGGGACGGTCGCCGATCACGACCTGGACGGCGGCGTAGGAGGAGGCGGGGCCGCCGTGCTTGCCGGGGATGCGGTCGTGGCCGACCACGCCGCGCTTGAGCAGCTGGGTGATCTCGTTGGTCGCGGTGCCGTCGCCCTCGGCCAGGGCGCGCAGCGCGCTCGCCGCGTCGGCCAGGTCGTTGGCCACGGCCTCCAGGACCTCGGCGACCGGGGACGCGTTGCCGGACAGGATGCCCAGCCACAGCCCGGGGTCGCTGCCGGCGATCCGCGTGACGTCGCGCACGCCCTGCCCCGCCAGGCCCAGCGCGACGTCCGTGGCGTCGGCCAGCCGGGCGGCCACGGCGGAGGCGGCCACGTGCGGCGCGTGGGAGACCACGGCGACCGCGCGGTCGTGGTCGATGGCGCTGACCTCCACCGCGTTGGCGCCGCACAGCTCGATCAGCCGCAGCACCGCCGCCTTCGCCTCCGGGTCGGCCTCCTCGGTCGGGCACAGCGCCCATGGCCGCCCGAGGAACAGGTCGTCCCTGGCCGCCCCCGGCCCCGACTTCTCCCGGCCGGCCAGCGGGTGGGAGGCGACGTAGGTGGCCAGGTCGCAGCCGAGCTGCGCGGCCCGGTGGATGGGCTCGGCCTTGACGCTGGCGACGTCGGTGTAGAACCGGGCCGCGTCCAGGCGCTGCAGCTCCAGCAGCTCCGTCGCCACGTACGCCGGAGGCACCGCGATGATCGCCAGGTCCGCCCGCTCGGCCGCCTGCGCCGCGGACTGCCCGCCCTTCATCGGCTGCCACTCCTCGCCCGCGCCGAGCTCCCGCGCCAGCCGTACGGCGCCCTGGTCGCGGTCGGCGAGCAGCACCCGCACCCCGCGCTTGCGCAGCGCCAGCGCCGCAGACGTGCCGATGAGACCGGTGCCGACGACGAGCACGGTACGAAGATCCATCTCGATGTCCTGTTTATCGGGCCGTACGGGCTGGTAGTGTCACGCGCCCGGCTTGCCGCGCGCTTGACGGGGTGCTACGGATTCATTGGGCGGTTCTATTGGGCGATGTCCTGGCGCAGCGCCACCGCGCCGCGCAGATAGACGTGCTGGATCTCCGAACGCGGGCGGTCGGTCTCCACGTGGGCCATCAGCCGTACGACGCGGGGCAGCGCGCCCGGCACGTCGATCTCGGTGCAGCAGATCAACGGGACCTCGTGGAAACCCAGCTTGCGCGCGGCGAGCGCCGGGAACTCGGCCGTCAGGTCGGGCGTGGCCGTGAACAACACGCTGATCACGTCGTCCGGGGACAGGCTGTTGCGCTCCATGATCGCGCTGACCAGCTCGGTCGTGCCGGAGATGACCGAGTCGCGGTCGTTGGCGTCCACCTGGATCGCCCCACGGATCGCCCGCACCATGTGGTTCGTCCCCTTCCATAGCCGCAGAGCCCGTGCGGAGGTTCGCACGGGCTCCTTCGTCCGGCCAGATTACAGCTTCACCGCCGCGTACAGCTCGCCGACTTCCTTCAAGCTCAGCGCTCTGACGGTGCCCGGCTTGGTCCTGCCCAGCTTCACCGGCCCGAACTCGATCCTGGCCAGGTCGATCACGCGGTGACCGGCCTCCTCCAGCATCCGCCGCACGACGTGCTTGCGCCCCTCGTGCAGCACGACCTCGACCAGCGCCTGCTGGCCGTGCTCCTGCACGATCGAGAACGCGTCGGCCCTGGCGATGCCGTCCTCCAGCTCGATGCCCTGCTTGAGCCTGCGGCCCAGGTCGCGCGGGATCGGCCCCGGCACCTTGGCCCAGTACTTCTTCTGCACGCCGTAGCTGGGGTGCGTCAGCCGGTTGGCCAGCTCGCCGTCGTTGGTGAGCAGCAGCAGGCCCTCGGTCTCGGTGTCGAGCCTGCCCACGTGGAACAGGCGTGGCGCCAGCTCCTCGACGTAGTCGGCCAGGCATGGGCGGCCCTGCGGGTCGTCCATCGTGGAGACGACGCCGATGGGCTTGTTCAGCGCGTAGTAGACCAGGTCGGGGGCGGTCGGGATGCGCTTGCCGTCCACGTGGATGACCTGCGCCGCCGGGTCGACCTTGGCGCCGAACCTCCTGACGACCTGGCCGTTCACCGTGACACGGCCCTCGCCGATCATCTCCTCGCAGGCCCTGCGGCTGGCCACGCCCGCCTGGGCGAGCACCTTCTGCAGGCGCACGCCGCCCGGGACCTCGGTGGTGTCGCGCTCGTCGGTGTAGCCCTCGGGGTAGAGGTCGCGGTCGCGGATCGGCTGCCGGGCGGCCTTCACCCGGTCGTGCTGCGGGCTGCCGTAGCCCGGCTGCCCGCCGCCACGCCTGGTGCCTCCGCCGATGGTCTGGACGTCGTCGCGGCGCGGGGTCCGGGGTGCGCGGGCGCCCTGGCGGTCATCGCCGTCGCGCCTGCCGTAACGGGAACGCGTCGAGCCCGCCGCCGCCCTGGGCGCGGCCTCCTCACGACGCCCGCTCCGCCCGGCCCGGAACCCACCGGCCCGGTCGTCGCGGCGCTGCTCGTCACGCCGGTCGTCGCGCCGGTCGTCACGCCGGTCGTCACGGCCCTCGGAACGGTAACCGCCGCCCCGATCGTCGCGACGGGGGGCGCGCTCATAACGCTCGCCACGCCCGTACCGCTCCTCGCGGACGGGACGCTCACTACGCCCGTAGCGCTCCTCGCGGACGGGACGCTCACCACGTCCGAAGCGGTCATCGCGAGCGGGACGGTCACTACGTCCGCCGAAACGGTCATCGCGAGCGGGACCGTCGCCACGGCCACCGAAGCGGTCATCACGGGCAGGTCGGTCACCGCGGCCGCCGAAGCGGTCATCGCGGCTGCGGAATCGATCGTCGCGGTCGCCACCACGGCCACCGAACCGGTCATCGCGGCCGTAGCGCTCGTCGCGGCCATAGCGGCCGTCACGCGCTTCGCGTCCGCCGCGGTCACCGCGGTCACCATAGGTACCACGGTCACCACGGTCGGCGCGGGCGCCACGGTCGGCCCGCTCGGCGCGGTCGCCACGGTCGGCGCGGGCGCCGAAGCGGTCATCGCGGCCGAACCGGTCATCACGGCCGGGTCGCTCTTCGCGGCCGAACCGGTCTTCGCGGCTGGGACGGCTCGCGTTCTCGCCGTCGCGCCTGCCGCCGTACCGGGCGCGGGAACCGCCCCGGTCGGCGCGCAAGGAGTCGCCGCGGCGGGCGCCGTCGCGGGCGCCGTCTCGGGCGCCGTCTCGGGCGCCGCTCTCGCGGCGGGGGCCGCCGCCGCGGAAATTGTCGTCGTCGCGGCGGAAACCGCCGCGGGTGTCGTCGGAGCGGAAGGCGGGACGCCCACCACGGCCGGAGCCGCCCGCGCGTCCACGACCGCGTCCATCACCGGACGGGGTGCTACGCCTGTTGATCACTTTGTTGTCTCCTCGAGATTCTCCACGTCGTCCGGGAGGAAGGGCGCGAGCTCGGGGAGCTCGCTCAGGTCCCGCAGTCCCAGACGTTCAAGGAAGTATGAGCTTGTCCGGTAGAGCACTGCCTGGCTCTCCGGGTCGGTGCCGGCCTCCTCGACCAGCCCCCTGGCGACGAGCGTTCGCATGACGCCGTCGCTGTTGACGCCGCGGACAGCGGCGACGCGGGCACGGCTCACCGGTTGCCGGTAGGCCACGACCGCTAGTGTCTCCAGCGCGGCCTGGGTCAGCCGCGTCTGCTGGCCGTCGCGTACGAACCGCTCGACCAGTTGCGCGCAGTCGGCTCGCGTGTAGAACCGCCAGCCGCCCGCGACTTCTCTCAGGTCAAAACCCCGCCCGGCGGCGGTGTATTCCGCCGCCAGCTCGCGCAGGGCGGCACTCACCTCGTGCGTGGGGCGCTCCAGCACCTGAGCGAGAGTCACCTCGGCAACAGGTTCGTCGACCACTAGCAGGATAGCCTCCAACGCGGCCTCCATCGTCGGCCCCACCCCACTCCCGCCGGCCCCGTCGTCCCCAGCCGCCTCCTCCGCCGCACCGGAAGCTTCAGGCTGCCCCGCGTCCTCGCCCGCATCGGGAGCCTCAGCGTGCTCGACGTCGGTGATCGCCAGCTCCCCGGGCGCGCGGTTTGCGCCGAGCTCCACCACACCACGCCCCGCCGACCCGGCGCCGTCGAGCTCCGAGGCCAGCGGCGCGGCGTCCTCAAGCTCCGGCTCCTCCGGCGCCGCATCTCCAAGCCGCGAACCTTCCGACCCAGCGTCCTCAGGCCCCGAACCCTCCGACCCAGCGTCCTCAGGCCCCGAGCCCACCGGCTCAGCGTCCACAAGCCCCGAGCCCACCGGCGCGACCTCCTCAAACCCAGGACCCGCCCTCCCGGTCTCCTCGTCCGCCGGGGTGGCCGCGGGCTCGGCTTCGAGCTCTGGGGCGCCTGGTTGGGCGAGGGAGCCCGGGAGGGTCATCCAGGCGGGCAGGGGCGGCTCCGAGTCCGGGGAGCGGCGGGGGTTGGGCAGCGGGTTGTCGTCAGTCATGGGATGGTTTCTCCGCGGATTCCTCGTAGTCGTCCCCCACCGCGACGTCCCCCTCGTCGGAGCCCGTCCACGTCACGTGCAGGTCCCCCAGCGGCTCGATCTGCTCGAACGTCACCGCCGACTCCCGGAAGAGCTCCAGCACGGCCAGGAACCGGGCGATGACCTCGATGGTGCCGTCGCAGTCGGCCACCAGCGCGCGGAAGGTGGCGCGCCGGAGCCGGCGCAGGTGCATGACGAGGATCGCCGCCTGCTCCTTGACGCTCGCCAGCGGCTGGTAGACGTGCCCCAGGTTGACGGTGGGCGGCAGTTTGGGGGTGAAGGCCTTGGCGGCGATGCGGGCGAGCTGCTCGGGGCCGATGCCGAGGATCAGCTCGGGCAGCAGGTTGGCGAACTGCTCCTCCATCGCCACGGTACGCGGGAAGCGCAGCGCCTCCTCCGCCATCCGCCCGGCGAAGACCTTGGCCACCTCTTTGTACGCCTTGTACTGCAGCAGCCGCGCGAACAGCAGGTCCCTGGCCTCCAGCAGCGCCAGGTCCTCCTCGTCCTCCACCTCGCCGGTGGGCAGCAGGCGGGCCGCCTTGAGGTCGAGCAGGGTGGCCGCGACCAGCAGGAAGTGGCTGGTCTGGTCGAGGTCCCACTCGGGGCCGCGGGAGCGGATGTAGGCGATGAACTCGTCGGTGACCTTGGAGAGCGAGACCTCGGTGATGTCGAGCTTGTGCTTGGCGATGAGGCCGAGGAGCAGGTCG
This window encodes:
- the scpB gene encoding SMC-Scp complex subunit ScpB, whose protein sequence is MEAALEAILLVVDEPVAEVTLAQVLERPTHEVSAALRELAAEYTAAGRGFDLREVAGGWRFYTRADCAQLVERFVRDGQQTRLTQAALETLAVVAYRQPVSRARVAAVRGVNSDGVMRTLVARGLVEEAGTDPESQAVLYRTSSYFLERLGLRDLSELPELAPFLPDDVENLEETTK
- a CDS encoding segregation and condensation protein A, which encodes MTTEQPPPQGFQVHLDVFEGPFDLLLGLIAKHKLDITEVSLSKVTDEFIAYIRSRGPEWDLDQTSHFLLVAATLLDLKAARLLPTGEVEDEEDLALLEARDLLFARLLQYKAYKEVAKVFAGRMAEEALRFPRTVAMEEQFANLLPELILGIGPEQLARIAAKAFTPKLPPTVNLGHVYQPLASVKEQAAILVMHLRRLRRATFRALVADCDGTIEVIARFLAVLELFRESAVTFEQIEPLGDLHVTWTGSDEGDVAVGDDYEESAEKPSHD